Below is a window of Agrobacterium vitis DNA.
TCTTCAAGGAAGAAGAAGGCTCCTATCTGGTTGGTCTGCTGGCCGGCATGGCATCCAAAACCGGCAAAGTCAGCTTTGTCGGCGGCATGGACATTCCGCTGATCCGCAAGTTCGAATGTGGCTATGAGCAGGGCGCACGCGCTGCCAATCCGAAGATCGAAGTGTTGCAGAACATGGTTGGCACCACGGGTGCTGCCTGGAACGACCCGGTTCGCGCTGGTGAACTGACCAAGAACCAGATGGACCAGGGCTCCGACGTGATCTATGCAGCGGCTGGTGCATCCGGCATGGGCGTGTTGCAGACCGCAGCCGATGCCAAGAAGCTGTCGATTGGCGTCGATTCCAACCAGAACCATCTGCATCCGGGTTCCGTGCTCACATCCATGGTCAAGCGCGTCGACCTGGCTGTCTATAACGCCTATGCCGATGCCAAAGCTGACAAATTCAAGCCTGGTCTTGAAGTGCTTGGCGTCAAGGAAGACGGCGTCATGGCAGCGCTGGACGACAACAATAAGGCGTTGATTACACCGGAAATGAAGGCGGCTGTCGAAAAGGCCCGCGCCGATATCATTGCCGGCACAGTCAAGGTTCATGATTACATGGCAGACAATTCCTGCCCGAAGTGATCTGAAACGAGGGCGCGAGCGGCATTCCGCCTCGCGCCCTTTTCATGTCCGTTAGAGCGTTTTCGCTTTTCGTCGAACAGCGAAAATTCTCTCTCTTTTTGCATTTCCGGACGCAAACCTGCTTCGCATCTTTGCTGGAAATACTCTCTCCGGAGTTTTGCACGTGGCCCAAACACCTGCGATTGAACTCATCGGGATCGACAAGAAATTCGGTCCGGTTCATGCCAACAAGAATATCAACCTGACAGTGGCCAAGGGCTCGATCCATGGCATTATCGGTGAAAACGGTGCCGGGAAATCGACGCTGATGTCGATCCTCTATGGGTTTTACCAGGCAGATGGCGGCGAGATTAAAATCGGCGGCCAGGCCACGGTCATCAAGGACAGCCAGGCGGCCATTTCCAGCGGCATCGGCATGGTGCATCAGCATTTCATGCTGGTCGAGAATTTTACCGTACTGGAAAATGTCATGCTGGGTGCCGAAGGTGGCGCTTTGCTGGCCAAGGGAACGGCAGCGGCCCGCGCCTCCCTGAAACAGCTGGAAACGGATTACGGGCTGGATGTCGATCCCGATGCCGTGGTCGAGGAGTTGCCGGTTGGTCGCCAGCAGCGGGTGGAAATTCTGAAAGCGCTGTATCGCGGCGCCGATATTCTCATTCTCGACGAGCCGACGGGGGTGCTGACGCCTGCCGAGGCCGATCACCTATTCAAGATCCTGCGCGTGCTGCGCGATCAGGGCAAAACGGTTATTCTAATTACCCACAAACTGCGGGAAATCATGGCGATTACCGATACGGTTTCCGTCATGCGGCGCGGCGAAATCGTTGCCACCCGCAAGACGGCGGAGACCACAGTAGAGGAATTGGCGGAGTTGATGGTTGGCCGTCGGGTGCTGTTGCGGGTGGACAAGCAGCCTGCACAACCGCGTGACGTTCTGCTGTCGGTGCGCAACCTGACCGTCAAGGACAGTCGCGGCGTCGTCATGGTCGATGATGTGTCCTTCGATGTGCGTGAAGGTGAGATTGTCGGCATTGCCGGCGTAGCAGGCAATGGCCAGAGCGAATTGCTGGAAGCGATCACCGGCATTCGCAAGCCGGTGTCAGGCGAGATCCTCATCGCTGGCAAATCGGTCACGGGTTATGATCCGGCTCGATTGAGAGATCTTGGGCTTGCCCATATCCCTGAAGATCGCCACCATATGGGCCTCGTTCTGCCCTTTGAGGAAAGCCAGAACGCTATTCTCGGCTATCACCGCGACGAGCGCTATGGAAAAGGCATGTTTCTCGATCCGAAGGCGATCCGCGCTGCTGCCGAGGTCGAGATTGCCAAATATGACATCCGCCCACCCAATCCCCGATTGAAGACTGCCAATTTTTCCGGCGGCAATCAGCAGAAAATCGTCGTTGCCCGCGAGATCGAGCGCGATCCGAATGTGCTGATTATCGGCCAGCCGACCCGTGGCGTCGATATCGGCGCCATTGAATTCATTCACCGGCGGATCGTCGAAACCCGTGACAAGGGCAAGGCGCTGCTGCTGGTCTCGGTGGAACTGGATGAAATCCGCTCCTTGTCCGACCGCATCCTGGTGATGTTTGCCGGCAAGGTGGTGGGCGAAAAGACGGCAGATGCCGATGAACAGACGCTGGGCCTGATGATGGCCGGCATTGCCGCTTGAGGTTTTGATGAGTACCGCTTCCATTCCGCTGCCGAACTGGATCACCTACGGGCTTTTGCCGGTAATCAATCTGCTCTTGGCTTTTTTGATTTCCGGCCTGGTCGTGTGGATCATTGGCGAAAATCCCTGGGACGCGCTGGTCCTCATGCTCCAGGGCGCGTTGGGTCGCGGTGAAGGCATTGGTTTTACGCTCTATTATGCCACCAATTTCATCTTTACCGGCCTGTCGGTTGCCGTTGCCTACCATGCCGGGCTGTTCAATATCGGCTCCGAAGGCCAGGCCTATGTCGGTGGTCTCGGCGCGGCGCTGGTGGCCTTGGCATTGGACCATTATTGTCCCTGGTATGTCACCATGCCGTTTGCGGTGATCGGGGCGGCTCTGTTCGGGGCTGCCTGGGCTTTGATCCCGGCCTGGTTGCAGGCAAAACGCGGCAGCCATATCGTCATCACCACCATCATGTTCAATTTCATCGGCGCCGCGTTGATGGTGTATCTGCTGGTGCATGTGCTGATCGTGCCGGGCAAGATGGCGCCGGAAACCCGGACCTTTCTTGTGGGCGGTCAATTGCCGAAGCTGGATTGGCTGATGGCGCTGTTTGGCCTGAAGCTCGGCCCGGCACCTTTCAACGTCTCCTTCATCATCGCCCTTGTCATGGCGGCGGCTGTCTGGGTGCTGATCTGGCGCACCAAGCTTGGCTATGAAATGCGCACGCTCGGCATCAGCCGTTCGGCGGCGGCCTATGCCGGCATTCCCTATGTGAAGATCGTTATCATCACCATGCTGATATCAGGCGGCCTGGCCGGTATGATGTCGCTGAATACCGTGATGGGCGCTTCCGCTCGCCTCCAGGTGGAATTTGTCGGCGGCGCGGGCTTTGTCGGTATTGCGGTGAGCCTGATGGGCCGCAGCCATCCGCTCGGCATCGTCATTGCCGCCATCCTGTTCGGCGTGCTCTACCAGGGCGGCGCGGAACTGTCTTTCGACATGCCCAATATCACCCGCGATATGATTGTGGTCATCCAGGGTCTGGTGATCCTGTTTGCAGGGGCGCTGGAATTCATGTTCCGACCGGCACTGGTGCGCTTCTACCAGACCATTGCCCGCCCGGCTGCGTCTAGCCCAGCCAAGTCAAGCAAGTGAGGATCTGACGATATGGATAATTTCGATATGATCGTCAGCATCCTGGGCTCCACGGTGCGTCTGTCGATCCCGCTGATTTTCACGGGGCTGGCCGGGCTGTTTTCCGAACGGGCAGGCGTTTTCGACATCGGGTTGGAAGGCAAGATGCTGGCGGGTGCTTTCGCGGCGGCCTGCGTTGCCTATCTCACCGGCTCAGCCTGGGCTGGGCTTGCGGGCGGCATTGCTGTGTCTATCGGCTTTTCGCTGATCCATGGCTTTGCCTCGATTACCAATCGCGGCAATCAGATCATTTCCGGCGTGGCGCTGAATTTCGTCGCAGCTGGGCTGACAGCGGTCTTGGGACAGGCCTGGTTCAGTCAGGGCGGACGCACCCCGCAATTGCCTGGTGATGCCCGCTTTCAGCCGATCGTGCTTCCAGGCACTGATGCCCTGCGTGACGTGCCGTTTCTCGGCCCTCTCTATGCCAATGTCGTTTCCGGCAACAATGCCTTGACCTATTTGGCCTTTCTGGCTGTGCCGCTGAGCTGGTGGGTGCTCTATCGTACCCGCTTTGGCCTCAGGCTGCGGGCCGTGGGCGAAAATCCCGGTGCTGTCGATACGGCAGGGATCTCGGTTGCCTGGCTGCGCTACCGGGCGGTGATCGTTGCAGGCTTTCTCTGCGGCTTTGCCGGAGCCTATCTCGCCATCGCCCAATCGGCGGCCTTCATCCGCGATATGTCGGCGGGCAAGGGCTATATCGCGCTTGCCGCGCTGATCTTTGCCAAATGGAAGCCGGTGCCTGTGATGTTCGCCTGCCTGCTGTTCGGCTTTCTCGATGCGATGTCCAATTTCATGCAGGGCAAGGCGGTGCCGGGCATTGGTGAAGTGCCGGTACAGATTTTCCAGGCTCTGCCCTATATTCTCACCTGTATTCTGCTGGCTGGCTTTATCGGGGCGGCCAATGGTCCCAAGGCGGGCGGCGTGCCCTATGTGAAGGAACGGTAATATGTCTCACGACCTGTTCGAGGCGGCCCGCGATGCCATGCGCCATGCCCATGCGCCCTATTCGAAATTTCCGGTCGGGGCTGCGATCCGCGCCGATGATGGCAAGATCTATGTTGGCGCCAATATCGAGAACCTGTCTTTTCCTCAAGGCTGGTGCGCCGAGCCGACGGCCATCGGCTGCATGATCATGGGCGGCGGGCGAAAGATCGTCGAGATCGCCGTCATCGCTGAAAAGCTGGCGCTCTG
It encodes the following:
- a CDS encoding BMP family lipoprotein, coding for MKKSLITLFAMAAMSASALAADIKPALVYGTGGKFDKSFNEAAFNGADKFEKETGIKFRDFEPTSDTQGEQAIRNFASKGFSPIVAVSFAWTSAMEKVATEFPETKFVIVDSVVDKPNVRSVVFKEEEGSYLVGLLAGMASKTGKVSFVGGMDIPLIRKFECGYEQGARAANPKIEVLQNMVGTTGAAWNDPVRAGELTKNQMDQGSDVIYAAAGASGMGVLQTAADAKKLSIGVDSNQNHLHPGSVLTSMVKRVDLAVYNAYADAKADKFKPGLEVLGVKEDGVMAALDDNNKALITPEMKAAVEKARADIIAGTVKVHDYMADNSCPK
- a CDS encoding ABC transporter ATP-binding protein — translated: MAQTPAIELIGIDKKFGPVHANKNINLTVAKGSIHGIIGENGAGKSTLMSILYGFYQADGGEIKIGGQATVIKDSQAAISSGIGMVHQHFMLVENFTVLENVMLGAEGGALLAKGTAAARASLKQLETDYGLDVDPDAVVEELPVGRQQRVEILKALYRGADILILDEPTGVLTPAEADHLFKILRVLRDQGKTVILITHKLREIMAITDTVSVMRRGEIVATRKTAETTVEELAELMVGRRVLLRVDKQPAQPRDVLLSVRNLTVKDSRGVVMVDDVSFDVREGEIVGIAGVAGNGQSELLEAITGIRKPVSGEILIAGKSVTGYDPARLRDLGLAHIPEDRHHMGLVLPFEESQNAILGYHRDERYGKGMFLDPKAIRAAAEVEIAKYDIRPPNPRLKTANFSGGNQQKIVVAREIERDPNVLIIGQPTRGVDIGAIEFIHRRIVETRDKGKALLLVSVELDEIRSLSDRILVMFAGKVVGEKTADADEQTLGLMMAGIAA
- a CDS encoding ABC transporter permease, with the translated sequence MSTASIPLPNWITYGLLPVINLLLAFLISGLVVWIIGENPWDALVLMLQGALGRGEGIGFTLYYATNFIFTGLSVAVAYHAGLFNIGSEGQAYVGGLGAALVALALDHYCPWYVTMPFAVIGAALFGAAWALIPAWLQAKRGSHIVITTIMFNFIGAALMVYLLVHVLIVPGKMAPETRTFLVGGQLPKLDWLMALFGLKLGPAPFNVSFIIALVMAAAVWVLIWRTKLGYEMRTLGISRSAAAYAGIPYVKIVIITMLISGGLAGMMSLNTVMGASARLQVEFVGGAGFVGIAVSLMGRSHPLGIVIAAILFGVLYQGGAELSFDMPNITRDMIVVIQGLVILFAGALEFMFRPALVRFYQTIARPAASSPAKSSK
- a CDS encoding ABC transporter permease, with product MDNFDMIVSILGSTVRLSIPLIFTGLAGLFSERAGVFDIGLEGKMLAGAFAAACVAYLTGSAWAGLAGGIAVSIGFSLIHGFASITNRGNQIISGVALNFVAAGLTAVLGQAWFSQGGRTPQLPGDARFQPIVLPGTDALRDVPFLGPLYANVVSGNNALTYLAFLAVPLSWWVLYRTRFGLRLRAVGENPGAVDTAGISVAWLRYRAVIVAGFLCGFAGAYLAIAQSAAFIRDMSAGKGYIALAALIFAKWKPVPVMFACLLFGFLDAMSNFMQGKAVPGIGEVPVQIFQALPYILTCILLAGFIGAANGPKAGGVPYVKER
- a CDS encoding cytidine deaminase; amino-acid sequence: MSHDLFEAARDAMRHAHAPYSKFPVGAAIRADDGKIYVGANIENLSFPQGWCAEPTAIGCMIMGGGRKIVEIAVIAEKLALCPPCGGCRQKIREFASTETKIYLCDDVGVQKVMSMDELLPFSFETDTLG